AGCAGGAGCGGCCCTAACATTAGGCCTTACAACTTCAGCTGCGGTAGTAGACTTTCCTGCCGACTTTACCACTGCAAATATTTCGCTTGACGCAACAAGTACCGTTACTTATCAGGGGAATAACATGCAAACAATTTCTTCTGTTCCAACATATGGAAATTTAACAATCAATACATTCTCCGGTTCCAAAGTAGCAGACGGAGATATAACAGTAACAGGCAACCTGATTACAACAAGCCCTGTCACATTGGATATGACATCAAATACATTGAATTTAACCGGCACCTATACCGGCACAGGAGCGCTATCGTTTAGTTCAGGGAATTTTAATATAGGTGGAACATTTACTAACACAGGCACCTTTACAGCGGGAACAGGAACAGTTACTTATAATGGAAGCGGTGCCCAAGCCGTAAAAGGAATCACTTATTACAACCTGACCATAACCTCCGGCAATATTGCCACAGCCGGAGCCTCGTTTACCTGTAATAATAATTTGTCACTTACATCGGGTACATTTGCTTCGGGAGCATTTACAATTATAGTATCCGGGGCAACAACCATCAGCGGAGGGACGCTCAGAACAAGCAACGCAGCCGGTTTATTCAACCTTCAGTCGTTATCGCTGACGGGAGGAAGTGTAGCAGGCACTGCAACGGGCAATGTGAATGTGGCTACCACGTTAAGTGTTCCAAGCGGCAGTGCGACCATTGGCCGCTGCAACTTAACCGTTACGGGCGCGACAACCGTTAGCGGGACATTAGATTTTAATAGTGCCTTAGGAGTAAAAACATTAGGAGATATTACCATCAACATCGGTGGAACATGGACAAGCACGGGCAATTCAGCACTTACGATTACGGGAAGTTTAACGAATGACGGAACATTTGCCGAAGAGAACGGTATGGTAACTTTTATCGGTTCCTCAGCGCAAACAATCACCGGCGCTTGCACCTTCAATAATATAACAGTAAATAATGCAGCAGGAGTTACCGCCAGTGCAAATCAAACCGTGAATGGCGTGCTTTATTTAAGCTCCAATGCTTCTGCCACACAAGGGTGCCTTGAAATGAGTACTTATACCCTTACCATGGGCGCTAATGCAACTACCACAGGAACCGGCGATGTGACCGGGATTGTGAAACGGACAAGTTTGGATCCCGCCACTTCATATACCTTTGGGAATCAGTACACAACAATAAACTTTCGGAATGTAGGAACTTTACCGACTGATGTCAGCGTGAAAATCACCATCGGCTCGGCACCAGCGTGGAAAACGGATGCTGTCGAAAGGACTTACGATATCATCCAGACAGGAGGAAGCGGTAGTTTTACGACTTTAAACTTGCACTACCTTGATAGCGAACTTAATGGGAATACAGAAAATACGTTGGTCAAATGGGCCTGCGACGCTCCTTTTATACCGGGGACGGCGATAGAATTCGGCAGGTCAAATTATGAAGTGACGGACAACTGGGTTGGAACATCAAGCTTCGATGTATCACTTTGGCCCACAAGCTTTGACACAAGAATCGAGACAATAGGTAATTCTGTCCTCTCAAACACTACCTGGAATGGATCAATTAGTACAGTTTGGACTAACCCTGGTAACTGGACTCCAAAAGGTATTCCATCAGACTTAAGCGATGTCATAATTCCTGATACTTCAACAACCATCAACAACCCGACATTAGGTATATCTCTTGCAGTCGGAAGACTGACAATCGAGAGTGGAGGAATTTTGAACTCAGCGGCAACCTCCACCGTTACCATCTCTGGTGGTAACGGCGCGTGGAGTGACAACGGAGGTACATTTAATGCCAGCACAGGCACAGTGATTTTCACTAACGCGGTAGCCACAATATCCGGTGTAACGGATTTCTACAATGTGACGATTAATTCCGGTGCGGTGTTGACACTGGGAAGCGGTGGTACAATGCGGATTAGCGGGACGATGACCAATAATGGAACATGGCGTGCAGCGCAACTAGCAAATAATACCGTCGAGTATAATGGTGGAAGTCAGACAGTATTGAATCCTAACGGAGCCACTCCAGGCTACGATAACCTTATCCTCAGCGGTAGTGGAACTAAAACAATGCCAGGCACTGCACTGGCTATAGCCGGGGATTTCTCCATGTCGGACACAGCCACGGCCACTGCGGGTGCCGCGATGACTATCGAAGGCGACTTTACCCTCGGCTCAGGAACCACGTTTACCACGGGGGCATTGAGTCATTCAATCGGCGGGGACTTCTTGAACAACGGCGGCACCTTTACTGCCATCGGAAACACCATTATGCTCGATGGCAGCAGCGCACAAACAATTGGCGGGACTGCTGCTACAATGTTTGACAATCTTACTTTAAACAACGCAGCCGGTGCCTTGCTTGGAAACAGTGAAATCGTAAATGGCACACTAACGTTGACAAGCGGAAGATTGACGACTACCTCTTCCTATACACTAACCATGGGAACAGCGGGAATTATTTCAGGTGGCAGCATCAGTTCTTATGTCAACGGCAACCTGCAGAAGAATTTCCCGACCAATGCAGGAACACAGTCGTTCACTTATACGATCGGGGATGCCTCCATCTACACCCCGGTAGTACTGGATATCAGTAACGTCAATATTAGCTCCAACCCGGTCAATATCATTGCATACATCGCATCTACCGATACCAATGAAAGCAGTGGCTCGGGGATCGACCAGACCAAAAAAGCAGACTGCTACTGGTTCGTGAATGAAAATGCATCACCCGGTATATTTGACACCTACGATATCACGTTAAATCTTTCAAACACCACAAATTCGGGGGAAGCCGGCGGAACTATTGAAGGCTATACTATTAAAAAATTCGATCCTTCCACGTGGGCTTCAACTTCCAGCACTGTGACCAATAATTCTGAGGGTAACAGAACCATCAAAGCCACCGGCCTGACGAGTTTCAGCGATTTTGAATCGGGTGAAGACTGCACTGCACCAACCATTACACTGGGGGGCAATCCATCAGTATGCAGCGACACAATATCGGTAAATCTTACCTATAGCGCAACGACAGGCAGCCCGGATCAGTATACCATCGATTATAATGCAGCGGCCGAAGGACAAGGGTTTGCCGATGTAGCCTATACAACGCTGCCATCGAGCCCGATTTTACTAACCGTACCGGGAGGAGCTGCTGAAGGAACATATAATGGAACACTTAAAGTTAAAAACAGTTCGACGGGTTGCGAAAGCAGCGGGTATGAGATAACTGTGACGGTAACGAATTGCGGCTATTTGATACCACTGTCCAACTGGTCATTGTTCATGGCAATCGGTCTGATGCTTGTGGCTTCTGCATTCATTTACAGGAGAAGGATTTCGGGATAAGTTGCTCTAATCTGTGAATAAAAGTTTCCCTGGTCCGGATATATATTCATCTTCTTTTCTAAATTTACCTCATTAAAAAAGAACTTAAAATAATTAAGCTGTTTCTACGTTTAATCTCAGCCAAATGAAAATAATATGACCGGATTTTTTTTATTGCAGATCAGTACTAGTAACGACTTAATCAGCGGACAGGCCAACCCGTCTGAAATCACTCTTTCTGTCTATGACCTCGCCCTTAAAGGCGGATGGATTATGGCAATCCTCGGTGTTCTATCCATCATAGCAGTTTATATTTTTATTGAACGGTTTCTGACTATCAAAAAGGCCAGCCAGGATGACAAACATTTCATGAACAATATTCGTGATTTCATGCACAACGGCAGATTGGATTCGGCCTTAGCGCTTTGCCGTAACAATGAAAGTCCGATTGCCAGGATGATAGAAAAAGGGCTGATTCGCATAGGCCGGCCTTTAAATGATATTAATACCGCCATTGAAAATGTCGGTAAGCTTGAAGTAGCGAAAATGGAGAAAAACATTGCCGGACTGGCCACTATTGCCGGAGCAGCGCCTATGCTCGGCTTCCTGGGAACCGTGATCGGGATGATTGTTGCCTTTTATGACATGTCTATGGCGGGAAATAACATCGATATTACACTCCTTTCCAACGGCATATACCAGGCCATGGTAACCACGGTTGGTGGTTTAATTGTGGGTATCTTTGCACTCGTCTTCTATAACATATTGGTTTCCAGGGTTGAAAATTTAGTCTTCATCCTGGAAGCACGCGCTTCTGAATTCATGGATCTCCTGCACGAGCCTGCATCTTAAAACTTAAACGCCATGCCAATCCACGCCAGAAATAAAATCAATGCTTCATTCAGCATGGCTTCCATGTCTGACCTGGTTTTTCTTCTATTGATCTTTTTTATGATCACTTCTACACTAGTTGCTCCAAACGCCATCAAGCTCCTGCTTCCAAGCAGTAATAGCAAGACCATGGCCAAACAAACAGTCACAGTCTATATTAATAAAAATCAGAATTTCTTTGTTGAAGAACTCCAGGTTAATGAGGATATCCTCGAATCCCAGATCGCTCAGAAACTTACAGGGCAGACGGAAGGTACAGTCGTTTTAAGGGCTGATAAATCAGTACCTGTTCAGCACATAGTAACAGTTATTGATGCTGTTAATGGGATCAACCGGAAAAATGGGACAAAACATAAGGTGATCCTGGCTACTTTGCCAAAATGATAAACGAGAAAAAAAACAGGATTAAGGGCATATTGGGAACCATCCTATTTCATGTGGGATTGCTGGTTTTATTGCTCTTTCTGGCCTTACGGACCCCACTGCCTCTACCGGGGGAAGAAGGCGTACTGGTTAATCTTGGTTTTGATGAGACCGGCATGGGTATGGATCAGCAGGAACAGCCTGCCCCTGCCGAGCCTTTGCCTCAGCCAACATCTTCCAGGCAGGAGCCGGAAGAAGATGAATACCTGGTACAGGATGTAGAAGAGGCGCCTGCGATCAGAGAGAAAATAGTTGAAGAAAAAAAGAAAGAGCCTGAAAAAGTCATTCCGAAACCTGAACCAGAGCCGGTCAAAGAGATAATCCAACCCGAACCCATGCCCGAGCCTAAGCCTCAGCCTAACCCCAAAGCTATGTATAAAGGCAAGAGCACTACAACGACACAGGGCGGCCAGGAAGGTCAGACCGGGAAGCCAGGCGACCAGGGCAATCCCAATGGCACACCCGGTGCTCCCACTTATAAGGGTGCGGGTGGAGAAGGAGCAGGAACGGGAAGTGGCAAAGGAACAGGAACCGGAACCGGAGATGGAGCGGGAGATGGTATCTCTTATAGTTTGGGTGGAAGAGGCTCTTTGATGCTCCACAAACCTTCCTATGATTCCAAAGAACAAGGGAAAGTGGTGGTAACTATAAAAGTAGACAAGCAGGGAAATGTCGTCAGTGCCGTGGCCGGTGCAAAAGGAACCAATGTTTCCGATCAGACATTATGGCAATTGGCTAAGGACGCGGCACTCCGGTCCCGGTTCATCGCTAATCCCAATGCGCCCGACACACAAGTCGGCACGATCACCTATAATTTTATCCGGCAGAATTAATTATCTCATTCAATTTACAAATATGAATTACCGGCAGACCCTGGACTACCTGTTCGCTCAACTGCCGATGTTTCATCGCATTGGTGCTGCCGCTTACCGGGCTGACCTCAGCAATACTATTAATTTATGCACCTTGCTCGGCCACCCGGAAAATACTTTTAAATCTGTGCACATTGCCGGTACCAACGGAAAAGGATCCACTTCGCACCTGATCGCTTCTGTTTTACAAAGTGCCGGCTACAAAACAGGGTTGTACACTTCACCCCACTTGAAAGATTTCAGGGAAAGGATCCGGATCAACGGAAAGAAAATCCCTAAAAGTTTTGTCAGCAAGTTCGTCAACCGTTACAGAAATCAGTTTGAACCTGTTGAAGCATCCTTTTTTGAATACACCGCTGTGATGGCATTTCAGTATTTTGCAAAAGAAAAGGTCGATGTGGCCATCATCGAAACCGGGATGGGGGGCAGGTTGGATTCTACTAACGTCATAACCCCGTTAATCAGTGTGATTACTAACATCAGTAAGGATCACACAGCGTTTTTAGGTGAAACTTTACCAGCCATTGCTGCAGAAAAAGCCGGCATTATCAAACCCGGCGTGCCGATAATAATCGGCGAAACACAACCGGAAGTCCGGGAAGTTTTCCTGGCTAAGGCTAAAGCGTTGAAGTCACCGATTCTGTTTGCTGACCAAAACTTTAAAATGATAAGAACAGGCTTGAGAAAGGGTTCGTTTTATATGGCAGCTTCCACGGGGGACTCTATCCCCGGGGATGGAGTCCTGTTGTATTGCCCACTCAGCGGAATCTACCAGGAGAAGAATATCATTTCAAGCTTCCAGGTTATTAAACTTTTAACAGAATCA
Above is a window of Bacteroidales bacterium DNA encoding:
- a CDS encoding bifunctional folylpolyglutamate synthase/dihydrofolate synthase, with amino-acid sequence MNYRQTLDYLFAQLPMFHRIGAAAYRADLSNTINLCTLLGHPENTFKSVHIAGTNGKGSTSHLIASVLQSAGYKTGLYTSPHLKDFRERIRINGKKIPKSFVSKFVNRYRNQFEPVEASFFEYTAVMAFQYFAKEKVDVAIIETGMGGRLDSTNVITPLISVITNISKDHTAFLGETLPAIAAEKAGIIKPGVPIIIGETQPEVREVFLAKAKALKSPILFADQNFKMIRTGLRKGSFYMAASTGDSIPGDGVLLYCPLSGIYQEKNIISSFQVIKLLTESGFNIPEGAITSGYKNVIRQTGLQGRWQSLPGKPKTICDVGHNEAGIRYILEQLGQEKFDRLHWVFGLVNDKDADSILKLLPRHAVYYFCKANIPRGLEALELQQKALAYGLKGEVYQSVREAFMAARNSANSNDLVLIGGSTFVVAEVL
- a CDS encoding biopolymer transporter ExbD — translated: MPIHARNKINASFSMASMSDLVFLLLIFFMITSTLVAPNAIKLLLPSSNSKTMAKQTVTVYINKNQNFFVEELQVNEDILESQIAQKLTGQTEGTVVLRADKSVPVQHIVTVIDAVNGINRKNGTKHKVILATLPK
- a CDS encoding MotA/TolQ/ExbB proton channel family protein, producing MTGFFLLQISTSNDLISGQANPSEITLSVYDLALKGGWIMAILGVLSIIAVYIFIERFLTIKKASQDDKHFMNNIRDFMHNGRLDSALALCRNNESPIARMIEKGLIRIGRPLNDINTAIENVGKLEVAKMEKNIAGLATIAGAAPMLGFLGTVIGMIVAFYDMSMAGNNIDITLLSNGIYQAMVTTVGGLIVGIFALVFYNILVSRVENLVFILEARASEFMDLLHEPAS